A window of the Pseudomonas fluorescens genome harbors these coding sequences:
- a CDS encoding DUF4142 domain-containing protein has translation MSRMATRVRHISFVSLLGLFASSAFAQSPADFINEASAKGMADIEASRLAHSKAESKEVKDYTIVVINDRTTANQHLAKIAKKLDLPVAPREEVADKAKALMPEVKEGASFDQAYAASQVKATEEAIEQIQQEAQTTDVPEIKAFADETLPKLQSHLEMAKALASR, from the coding sequence ATGAGCCGGATGGCCACCCGAGTACGCCACATCAGTTTTGTCAGCCTGCTGGGGTTGTTCGCCAGCAGCGCGTTTGCCCAGTCGCCCGCCGACTTCATCAACGAGGCGTCGGCCAAAGGCATGGCCGACATCGAGGCCAGCCGTCTGGCGCACAGCAAGGCCGAATCCAAAGAGGTCAAGGATTACACCATCGTCGTGATCAACGACCGCACCACCGCCAACCAGCATCTGGCGAAAATCGCCAAGAAACTGGACCTGCCCGTGGCGCCCCGCGAAGAAGTTGCCGACAAGGCCAAGGCGTTGATGCCGGAAGTCAAAGAAGGCGCAAGCTTCGATCAGGCCTACGCCGCCAGCCAGGTCAAGGCCACGGAAGAAGCCATCGAACAGATCCAGCAGGAAGCCCAGACCACCGACGTGCCGGAGATCAAGGCGTTTGCCGATGAAACCCTGCCGAAATTGCAGAGTCATCTGGAAATGGCCAAGGCCCTGGCCAGCCGCTAA
- a CDS encoding low affinity iron permease family protein: MKFAKISQTLALWAGSPKTFMGALILIGLWGLSGPIFDYNDTWQLIINTSTTIITFLMVFLIQNTQNRDTDIIHLKLDELLRVNKEAQNAMLGLESLDLKQLEALRQHYRAMGENEVFDLEGLGDKSKPKQDLNDC; the protein is encoded by the coding sequence ATGAAATTCGCAAAGATTTCGCAAACGCTGGCGCTCTGGGCCGGTAGCCCCAAGACGTTCATGGGGGCTTTGATTCTGATCGGGCTCTGGGGGTTGAGCGGGCCGATTTTCGATTACAACGACACCTGGCAACTGATCATCAATACCTCGACCACGATCATCACGTTCCTGATGGTGTTCCTGATCCAGAACACCCAGAACCGTGACACCGACATCATTCATTTGAAACTCGATGAGTTGCTTCGGGTGAACAAGGAGGCGCAGAACGCGATGCTCGGGCTGGAGTCGCTGGATCTCAAGCAGCTGGAAGCGCTGCGCCAGCATTACCGGGCGATGGGCGAGAATGAGGTGTTTGACCTGGAAGGCCTGGGGGACAAGAGCAAGCCGAAACAGGATCTGAACGACTGTTGA
- a CDS encoding type I restriction endonuclease, producing MEFFEKLASLAAKVRLQSAAIQTEEATKNAFVMPFISTVLGYDVFDPTEVTPEFVCDVGTKKGEKIDYAIMKEGEVQILIECKKIGEPLHINHASQLFRYFHVTSARISILTNGQVYKFFTDLDAPNKMDEKPFLELDLLDIDEYSVPELIKLTKSAFDVDSIINAAGELKYVSQIKKVIASQVSKPDDDFVKVFASRVYDGVITQKVRDQFHELTRKAVVQFLNDQINDRLKSAMSGAIQPALASIPAASGGTDPVDPRDESDDKVLTTLEELEGYHIVRAVVRSIVDAKRIVQRDTQSYFGILLDDNNRKPICRLHFNRSQKYIGIFDEEKNETRHPINSVDDIYEYSDQLKKTVGYYD from the coding sequence ATGGAATTCTTCGAAAAGTTAGCCAGTCTTGCCGCCAAAGTCCGGTTGCAGAGCGCTGCAATCCAGACAGAAGAGGCGACGAAAAACGCGTTTGTCATGCCTTTCATCAGTACCGTTCTGGGTTACGACGTGTTTGACCCGACAGAGGTGACTCCAGAGTTTGTCTGCGATGTCGGTACGAAGAAGGGCGAAAAAATCGATTACGCCATCATGAAAGAGGGCGAAGTGCAGATCCTCATCGAGTGCAAAAAAATCGGTGAGCCACTGCATATCAATCACGCCTCGCAACTGTTTCGTTATTTCCACGTTACCAGTGCCCGAATCTCCATCCTCACCAACGGCCAGGTCTACAAGTTCTTCACTGACCTGGATGCGCCGAACAAGATGGATGAGAAGCCCTTCCTTGAACTGGATCTTCTGGATATTGATGAATATTCGGTGCCAGAACTCATCAAACTCACCAAGTCTGCGTTCGACGTTGATTCGATCATCAACGCGGCGGGTGAGTTGAAGTACGTCAGCCAGATCAAGAAGGTTATCGCCTCGCAGGTCAGCAAGCCGGATGACGATTTCGTCAAAGTGTTTGCTTCGCGAGTCTACGACGGGGTCATTACGCAGAAGGTGCGGGACCAGTTTCACGAACTGACAAGAAAAGCGGTCGTTCAATTTCTCAATGACCAGATCAATGACCGCCTCAAATCGGCCATGAGTGGTGCGATCCAGCCGGCGCTGGCGTCTATCCCGGCTGCGTCTGGTGGGACGGATCCGGTGGATCCCCGTGACGAGTCCGACGATAAGGTTTTGACCACTCTGGAGGAACTGGAGGGGTATCACATTGTTCGGGCGGTCGTTCGATCGATTGTCGATGCTAAACGAATCGTCCAGCGTGATACCCAGAGCTACTTCGGGATCCTGCTTGATGACAACAACCGAAAACCGATTTGCCGCCTGCACTTCAACCGTTCGCAGAAGTACATCGGCATTTTCGACGAGGAGAAAAACGAAACCCGCCATCCCATTAACTCAGTGGATGATATCTACGAGTATTCAGATCAGTTGAAAAAGACCGTGGGCTATTACGACTAG
- the tam gene encoding trans-aconitate 2-methyltransferase, which yields MTWSAKQYVTFEDERTRPARDLLAAIPTPEARSVVDIGCGPGNSTELLVERFPGAKVQGLDSSPDMIDAARKRLPQLQFEVADIDKWADEGPFDVIFANAVLQWVPDHATLLPALAGKLAQGGSLAIQMPDNLNEPSHRLMREVAANGPWAGKLASAAGQRTEMADASAYFSMLRPHCARVDVWRTTYHHQLAGGASGVVEWFKGSGLIPFLSPLTEAERAEYLAHYLAEVAKAYPALADGSVLLPFPRLFIVATR from the coding sequence ATGACCTGGTCCGCCAAGCAATACGTTACTTTCGAAGATGAACGCACCCGCCCGGCCCGCGACTTGCTGGCGGCGATTCCCACGCCCGAGGCGCGTTCCGTGGTCGATATAGGGTGTGGCCCCGGCAACTCGACCGAGTTGTTGGTGGAGCGTTTTCCGGGGGCGAAAGTGCAGGGGCTCGACAGTTCTCCGGACATGATCGACGCCGCGCGCAAGCGCCTGCCGCAGTTGCAGTTCGAGGTGGCGGACATCGATAAATGGGCCGATGAAGGGCCGTTCGATGTGATCTTCGCCAACGCCGTTTTGCAGTGGGTGCCGGATCACGCGACGTTGCTGCCGGCGCTGGCGGGCAAGTTGGCGCAGGGTGGCAGTCTGGCGATCCAGATGCCGGACAACCTCAACGAGCCGTCTCACCGGTTGATGCGCGAAGTCGCTGCCAACGGGCCTTGGGCCGGCAAACTGGCAAGCGCGGCGGGGCAGCGGACCGAGATGGCGGATGCCAGTGCCTATTTCTCGATGTTGCGACCGCACTGCGCGCGGGTCGATGTGTGGCGCACCACGTATCACCATCAGTTGGCGGGCGGGGCTTCAGGCGTTGTCGAGTGGTTCAAGGGCAGCGGTCTGATTCCGTTCCTCAGTCCGTTGACGGAAGCGGAGCGGGCGGAGTATCTGGCGCACTATCTGGCGGAGGTCGCGAAGGCGTATCCGGCGCTGGCGGACGGTTCGGTGTTGTTGCCGTTTCCGCGGTTGTTCATTGTCGCCACACGTTGA
- a CDS encoding class I SAM-dependent methyltransferase yields MTQNIYDDPEFFQGYSQMNRSIGGLDAAPEWPALKALLPSLHGLQVVDLGCGYGWFCRWASEHGAAEVLGLDVSKKMLERAKETTSAANIRYERADLEHLDLPACTYDLAYSSLALHYIKDLSGLFAKLHAALKPGAHFVFSIEHPIFMAPRNPGWLIDSEGNKRWPLDSYQMEGERVTNWLADGVIKQHRTVGTLLNALIDAGFTIQHVNEWGPSDAEVAAQPALAEERERPMMMLVAVQR; encoded by the coding sequence ATGACCCAGAACATCTACGACGATCCTGAATTTTTCCAGGGCTACAGCCAGATGAACCGCTCCATCGGCGGCCTCGATGCCGCGCCGGAATGGCCCGCGCTGAAAGCCTTGTTGCCTTCCCTGCACGGTTTGCAGGTAGTGGATCTGGGCTGCGGCTATGGCTGGTTCTGCCGCTGGGCCAGCGAACACGGCGCAGCCGAGGTGTTAGGGCTGGATGTCTCGAAGAAAATGCTCGAACGGGCGAAGGAAACCACTTCGGCCGCGAACATCCGCTACGAACGTGCCGACCTGGAACACCTCGACTTACCTGCGTGCACTTACGATCTGGCCTACAGCTCACTGGCCTTGCACTACATCAAGGATCTCTCGGGGCTGTTTGCCAAGCTGCATGCAGCGCTTAAGCCCGGTGCGCATTTTGTGTTTTCCATCGAGCACCCGATCTTCATGGCGCCGCGCAATCCAGGCTGGCTGATCGACAGCGAAGGCAACAAGCGCTGGCCGCTGGACAGTTATCAGATGGAAGGCGAGCGGGTGACCAACTGGCTGGCCGACGGTGTGATCAAGCAGCATCGTACGGTCGGCACGCTACTCAACGCGTTGATCGACGCAGGTTTCACGATTCAACACGTCAATGAATGGGGTCCGAGCGATGCCGAAGTAGCCGCACAACCAGCGCTCGCTGAAGAGCGTGAGCGACCAATGATGATGCTGGTCGCCGTACAGCGCTGA
- a CDS encoding DUF6124 family protein, giving the protein MFKPTPNPPEVETDPTSPYTSVDSRKLNDAANRALDHYLCPGAHVMGTNNQPDPMYFANPAYDTESLLANASESLGSASEMLNNFAATLDPTHRRTAIGIAQLVMLGELAVNQALDHVEVKD; this is encoded by the coding sequence ATGTTCAAGCCAACACCGAATCCACCTGAAGTCGAAACTGACCCAACATCCCCCTACACCTCAGTCGACTCCAGAAAACTCAACGACGCCGCCAACCGCGCCCTCGACCACTACCTCTGCCCCGGCGCCCATGTCATGGGCACGAACAACCAGCCCGACCCGATGTACTTCGCCAACCCGGCCTACGACACCGAATCCCTGCTGGCCAACGCCAGCGAATCACTGGGCTCGGCATCCGAGATGCTCAACAACTTCGCCGCCACCCTCGACCCCACCCACCGCAGAACCGCGATAGGCATTGCGCAACTGGTGATGCTGGGGGAATTGGCGGTGAATCAGGCGCTGGATCATGTTGAGGTGAAGGACTGA
- a CDS encoding type II toxin-antitoxin system HipA family toxin, whose product MLERVDVYYDGWGEHWRWGTLVSTTAITGRPLIVFEYSDEAKNRGLELSAYRLPLEGPKLRRDFPLHQLGLPGPVYDALPDGWGMLLMDRLFKRRGLNSARIGALERLAYIGNNAMGAMSFEPVAPEALDPQVEVSIDLLAAEVQEVLKGEGGEFLQQLLLVGGSPQGARPKALVYRDPRTGTFTTIARSGFEAWLVKFPARQEHPEVCAIEMVYAECLRMCGIKTPDTQYFSLPNGLAAFATKRFDREDDLRVPMQSLAAFTAADFQNAGALDYVNFLRATHLCTNDVREKALAFERVVFNVAFNNRDDHPKNFAYIMSKSGQWTLAPAYDVTFCEGPGGYHQMDVMGEALEIGRKAMLDLAEEAEVSAETADGIIARFCEVADQFATMAEKMYPGIITQDTLQTIQKRIDENVERLR is encoded by the coding sequence ATGCTTGAACGAGTGGACGTCTACTACGATGGCTGGGGTGAACACTGGCGGTGGGGCACGCTCGTTTCCACGACGGCTATCACCGGTCGCCCACTGATCGTGTTCGAGTACAGCGACGAGGCAAAGAACAGAGGCCTGGAATTGTCGGCGTACAGACTTCCATTGGAAGGCCCCAAGTTACGGCGTGACTTTCCGCTCCATCAATTGGGTTTGCCTGGACCGGTCTACGATGCGCTGCCGGATGGCTGGGGCATGCTGCTGATGGATCGCTTGTTCAAGCGGCGCGGCCTTAATTCCGCACGCATCGGCGCACTCGAGCGCCTCGCTTACATCGGCAACAATGCCATGGGCGCAATGTCATTCGAGCCGGTGGCACCCGAGGCGCTGGACCCGCAAGTTGAGGTCTCCATTGATCTGCTGGCTGCCGAGGTGCAGGAAGTCCTCAAGGGTGAGGGTGGCGAGTTCTTGCAACAGCTGTTGCTGGTGGGTGGATCTCCGCAGGGTGCCAGACCAAAAGCCTTGGTCTATCGCGATCCGCGAACAGGCACCTTTACCACCATAGCCAGATCAGGGTTCGAGGCCTGGCTGGTCAAGTTTCCCGCCCGGCAGGAGCATCCCGAGGTATGTGCCATCGAAATGGTCTACGCCGAATGCTTGCGGATGTGTGGAATAAAAACACCTGACACTCAGTACTTCAGCCTGCCGAACGGGCTGGCAGCGTTTGCTACCAAACGCTTTGATCGCGAAGACGACTTACGCGTGCCGATGCAAAGTCTCGCAGCCTTCACGGCCGCCGATTTCCAGAATGCCGGAGCGCTGGACTACGTCAACTTCTTGCGTGCGACCCATCTCTGCACCAATGACGTACGAGAGAAAGCGCTCGCGTTTGAGCGTGTAGTCTTCAACGTCGCGTTCAACAATCGCGATGACCACCCGAAAAACTTCGCCTACATCATGTCTAAATCGGGCCAATGGACGCTGGCGCCCGCCTACGATGTGACCTTCTGTGAGGGTCCCGGCGGATACCACCAGATGGACGTCATGGGCGAAGCATTGGAGATCGGACGAAAAGCCATGCTCGACCTTGCAGAGGAAGCGGAAGTATCGGCTGAAACGGCCGACGGCATCATCGCCCGATTCTGCGAGGTGGCTGATCAGTTCGCGACGATGGCAGAAAAGATGTACCCCGGCATCATCACTCAGGACACGTTGCAGACTATCCAGAAACGAATCGATGAAAACGTCGAGCGGCTTCGCTGA
- a CDS encoding helix-turn-helix transcriptional regulator, with translation MLELNLTKPSEIVKRLCLRLRTERIALQMTQADVAARAGVGTNTVANLEAGRNVSFETVVRVAMVVGRVQEIEDLFLPKLDSLDDILRYEDSSRRQRIKRKSGNA, from the coding sequence ATGTTGGAATTAAACCTCACCAAACCAAGCGAGATCGTCAAACGCCTCTGTCTACGCTTGCGCACAGAGCGGATAGCCCTGCAGATGACGCAAGCCGATGTGGCTGCTCGCGCCGGTGTCGGCACCAATACGGTGGCCAACCTTGAAGCCGGGCGGAATGTCAGTTTCGAAACCGTCGTCCGAGTGGCCATGGTTGTGGGGCGCGTCCAGGAAATCGAAGACCTGTTCTTGCCAAAACTGGACAGCCTGGACGACATCCTTCGTTACGAAGACAGCTCCAGGCGTCAGCGCATAAAACGGAAATCAGGAAATGCTTGA
- a CDS encoding type II toxin-antitoxin system HicB family antitoxin, which yields MLYPIAISVGDEGHAWGVEVPDIPGCFSAGDDLDDAMAMAREAIEGHFEILAEDGSPIPPASKVTLHAANPKYAGCTWAVVDIDVTKYLGKAQKLNITLPGYLLNRIDEYVLHHPEEKSRSGFLASAALKVLQQV from the coding sequence ATGCTTTACCCGATCGCGATTTCAGTGGGTGACGAAGGACATGCCTGGGGAGTGGAGGTGCCGGATATTCCGGGCTGCTTCTCCGCTGGAGATGATCTGGATGACGCCATGGCAATGGCCCGCGAAGCCATTGAAGGCCATTTCGAGATTCTGGCCGAAGACGGCTCGCCCATCCCGCCAGCCAGCAAGGTCACGCTGCATGCTGCCAACCCTAAATACGCCGGCTGCACTTGGGCGGTGGTGGATATCGATGTGACCAAATACCTGGGCAAAGCTCAGAAACTCAACATCACATTGCCGGGCTATCTGCTCAACCGTATCGATGAATACGTGTTGCACCATCCGGAAGAGAAAAGCCGCTCCGGATTCCTGGCCTCGGCGGCGCTAAAGGTGTTGCAGCAAGTTTGA
- a CDS encoding type II toxin-antitoxin system HicA family toxin, translated as MNSRFLIGQLVADGWYLVRVRGSHHHFKHPTKPGLVTVPHPKKDLLKKTAISILQQALL; from the coding sequence GTGAATAGCCGTTTTCTAATTGGCCAGCTCGTCGCAGACGGTTGGTATCTGGTGCGGGTCAGGGGCAGTCATCATCACTTCAAGCATCCGACCAAACCTGGTCTGGTCACAGTGCCTCACCCAAAGAAGGATCTGCTCAAGAAAACGGCCATCAGTATTTTGCAGCAGGCGTTGCTTTGA
- a CDS encoding PaaI family thioesterase gives MNDTAIPEGFTPLTRSSPLLDLLGPICTRGSGLQLEIGLRTDSRHANGRGTLHGGVLATLADVGMGYAMAFSSDPPLPLITASMTLDYLSAVQINEWLEVRVEHSKKGRQLAFATVGLHVGDRMVARASAVFAVPQ, from the coding sequence ATGAACGACACTGCTATTCCCGAGGGCTTCACTCCGCTGACCCGCAGCAGTCCGCTGCTCGACTTGCTTGGCCCGATCTGTACCAGAGGCAGCGGCTTGCAACTTGAAATCGGTCTGCGGACAGACTCACGGCATGCCAATGGACGGGGCACTTTGCATGGTGGGGTCCTGGCGACATTGGCGGACGTCGGCATGGGTTACGCCATGGCATTCTCCAGCGACCCTCCCCTGCCATTGATCACGGCGAGTATGACCCTGGACTATCTCAGCGCGGTGCAGATCAATGAGTGGCTCGAGGTACGCGTTGAGCACTCCAAAAAAGGGCGGCAGCTGGCGTTTGCCACTGTCGGGTTGCATGTCGGTGATCGAATGGTTGCCCGTGCCAGCGCAGTGTTCGCTGTGCCGCAGTAG
- a CDS encoding zeta toxin family protein — MTDEERAIWDDAIRFARSNKKAIGKRLTDQTRYPPEKEPVSVFMAGSPGAGKTEASLALLNLFSDTPILRIDPDELRNEFEAYKGGNAWLFQGAVSILVGKLIDLALDRKQSFLLDGTLSNIEIARNNVRRCLDKGRFVQILYVYQDPRLAWSFVTAREEAEGRRIRPEHFVDQYFAARDVVNTLKLEFGKDLHVDLLVKHIDNSGRLYKAGVDKIDYHIPEKHTKHDLTVMLGINNGVTPCFP, encoded by the coding sequence ATGACGGATGAAGAACGGGCCATCTGGGACGATGCGATCAGGTTCGCACGATCAAACAAGAAGGCTATTGGCAAGCGACTCACGGATCAGACCCGGTATCCGCCCGAAAAAGAGCCTGTTTCAGTTTTCATGGCTGGATCGCCGGGCGCTGGCAAGACAGAAGCATCATTAGCCCTGCTGAACCTTTTCTCTGATACGCCGATCCTGCGAATCGATCCAGACGAACTCAGAAACGAATTTGAAGCCTATAAAGGTGGCAATGCCTGGCTTTTCCAAGGCGCCGTTTCAATTCTGGTAGGAAAGCTGATTGATCTTGCCCTGGATCGAAAACAATCTTTCCTGCTCGACGGGACGCTTTCGAATATAGAGATCGCAAGGAACAATGTGCGGCGTTGCCTGGACAAGGGGAGATTTGTACAAATTCTCTATGTCTATCAAGACCCCAGGCTTGCTTGGTCATTTGTCACGGCTCGTGAGGAAGCCGAAGGACGGAGGATTCGACCGGAGCATTTCGTCGACCAATATTTTGCAGCACGTGACGTGGTTAACACGCTTAAGCTAGAGTTTGGCAAGGATCTTCATGTCGATCTGCTTGTGAAGCACATTGATAATTCTGGCCGTCTCTACAAGGCTGGTGTTGACAAGATCGACTACCATATCCCGGAGAAGCATACGAAACACGACCTGACGGTCATGCTTGGGATAAATAACGGAGTAACCCCATGTTTTCCATGA
- a CDS encoding alpha/beta fold hydrolase, with translation MRPEIAVLDIQGQYRVYTEFYRADAAEKTIILVNGSMATTASFAQTVKNLHPQFNVVCYDQPYAGKSKVHNRHEKHLTKEVEGLILLELIDHFAAEHVLSFSWGGAATMVALAHQPRRIEKAVISSFSPVINAHMLDYLERGVECLGQRDGDRVGHLVNNTIGKHLPSLFKRFNYRHVSSLAEHEYGQMHFHISNVLNSDRQCYLNAAKKINVPVLFMNGEWDEYTAAEDARLFGSHVAQSTFTTLQATGHFLDMEHKSACRDSQNALLGFLKPAHQASRTRYQLVQDHHALAI, from the coding sequence ATGAGGCCAGAAATCGCTGTGCTGGATATACAGGGTCAGTATCGGGTTTACACGGAGTTCTATCGCGCAGACGCCGCAGAAAAGACCATCATCCTGGTCAACGGCTCGATGGCCACGACTGCGTCGTTTGCACAAACCGTGAAAAATCTGCACCCGCAATTCAACGTGGTCTGCTACGACCAGCCCTACGCGGGCAAGTCGAAAGTCCACAACCGCCACGAGAAACATCTGACGAAAGAAGTCGAAGGTCTGATCCTGCTGGAGCTGATCGATCACTTCGCGGCCGAACACGTGCTGTCGTTCTCCTGGGGTGGCGCCGCGACCATGGTCGCCCTCGCGCATCAGCCTCGGCGAATCGAAAAAGCCGTGATCAGCTCGTTCTCCCCGGTGATCAACGCGCACATGCTTGATTACCTCGAACGCGGCGTCGAATGCCTCGGCCAACGCGATGGCGACCGGGTCGGCCATCTCGTCAACAACACCATCGGCAAACACCTGCCGTCGCTGTTCAAGCGCTTCAACTATCGCCACGTCAGCAGCCTGGCCGAGCACGAATACGGGCAGATGCACTTTCACATCAGCAACGTGCTGAACAGTGATCGCCAGTGCTATCTGAACGCAGCGAAGAAAATCAACGTGCCGGTGCTGTTCATGAACGGCGAATGGGACGAATACACCGCCGCCGAAGATGCGCGCCTGTTCGGCAGCCACGTGGCGCAGAGCACCTTCACCACCCTGCAGGCCACCGGGCATTTCCTCGACATGGAACACAAATCCGCCTGCCGGGACAGCCAGAACGCCCTGCTCGGTTTTCTGAAACCGGCGCACCAAGCCAGCCGAACGCGTTACCAGTTAGTCCAGGATCACCATGCATTGGCCATTTGA
- a CDS encoding pseudouridine synthase → MRVDRFLSNLPRYNRKQVRLLLVEKRVRIDGKVVSDPHSEVLEFSRVEVDDEVLQSGKPARYFMLYKPQGCVSATRDPEHPTVLDLIHEPDKDDLHIAGRLDFNTTGLMLITNDGSWSRRLTQPQTKLPKVYYVETEQEIGPEYAIKFAEGIYFAFEDLTTQPAQLEVLGPRTARLSIVEGRYHQVKRMFGHFNNKVLRLHRESMGPLALDHALKPGEYRALRTEEIHLF, encoded by the coding sequence ATGCGTGTCGACCGTTTCCTCAGTAACCTGCCCCGCTACAACCGCAAACAGGTTCGCCTGTTGCTGGTGGAAAAGCGCGTGCGCATTGACGGAAAAGTCGTCAGCGACCCTCACAGCGAAGTCCTGGAATTCAGCCGCGTCGAAGTCGACGACGAAGTGCTGCAAAGCGGCAAACCGGCGCGCTATTTCATGCTGTACAAGCCGCAGGGCTGCGTCAGCGCCACCCGCGATCCCGAGCATCCGACCGTGCTCGACCTGATCCACGAGCCGGACAAGGATGACCTGCACATCGCCGGGCGTCTGGATTTCAACACCACCGGGCTGATGCTGATCACCAACGACGGCAGCTGGTCGCGGCGCCTGACCCAGCCGCAGACCAAACTGCCGAAGGTCTATTACGTCGAGACCGAACAGGAGATCGGCCCGGAATATGCGATCAAGTTCGCCGAGGGGATCTACTTCGCCTTCGAAGACCTGACCACCCAACCGGCGCAGCTGGAGGTGCTCGGCCCGCGAACGGCGCGGCTGAGCATCGTCGAGGGTCGCTACCATCAGGTGAAGCGCATGTTCGGCCACTTCAACAACAAAGTGCTGCGTCTGCACCGCGAATCCATGGGCCCGCTGGCGCTGGATCACGCGCTAAAACCGGGCGAGTACCGCGCCTTGCGCACCGAAGAGATTCATTTGTTCTAA
- a CDS encoding cysteine-rich CWC family protein, whose product MNKPDLCPACGARNDCTLADPRTADRACWCYGVSIDPAVLEALPAELRDKSCLCPRCAQVEAQLQAAKPSIP is encoded by the coding sequence ATGAATAAACCTGACCTCTGCCCGGCCTGCGGCGCGCGCAACGACTGCACCCTGGCCGATCCGCGCACCGCCGACCGCGCCTGCTGGTGCTACGGCGTTTCCATTGACCCGGCAGTCCTTGAAGCGCTGCCGGCGGAACTGCGTGACAAATCCTGCCTGTGCCCGCGTTGCGCCCAGGTCGAGGCGCAACTGCAAGCGGCCAAGCCGTCGATCCCGTAA